In Holophagales bacterium, one DNA window encodes the following:
- a CDS encoding YfhO family protein — protein MQTLHVEMSLLASAACVLLASVSIAGALSRLLHRTLRAREVVPAILLALLVALPCLLSFRLFAPTVSLGSILPGIPPSTAADQHDHQRNDAVLQFLPWELEVRRAFRQGHLPLWSDALGGGSDLWSNLQAQTLSPIAWLARPLPIQHFLLAEEMAKVTLGFLGAIVLATVLGIRRPWSLFGAASFALGGAVSPWVVFPHSSAVVWAPWVSAGIVVLTRRAHRSAIVATALATAALMLGGHPEVAVSGVALAAILGVSLQRRRRGLLRSLAAPALAGILGCLLASVQWIPLVATAQGSQRANDQRQETVQATGWFEGDHQRYLSGLLHPHPDLDGAVSPNPLSGARPGWSYPATVYLGISGLFGLSLLATRRPPRRFWPLLAFGGLTLLGLADFAPLETMLRSTPGLRLVEDSRFVPVGLLALSVCSAFGLQQVVRLESRRRHALALGATATASTLAGPPGFVLAGWAGLAAATTRPGRGSRGWIAVVAVVDLVGFAWFNQPRGRPGEFYSGSPLMDRLQAEQTVPGGPWRAVGHDFLAYPGVLSVYRVEDIRPHNPLAPQNQLDVLGAAFGYRPTSNAYFSAVRHLEHPLACFLGVRSILTNRYLPAIPGMERIDHDESPPFVLLRNACALPRWFFPAAVERVERQRILGWITAMRDPWTVAMEPDASVPIELNPRRDPVHIETTRPGYARLAFAPAPEASLLASSIPAAAGWRAFANEQRLATVTVNGAFLGVVVPRDVDRVEVRFEPPGFRWGAALATVAAACLLAIAFGRRGGRRVHAG, from the coding sequence ATGCAAACTCTTCACGTCGAGATGAGTCTTCTCGCCAGCGCCGCGTGCGTCTTGTTGGCCTCGGTCAGCATCGCCGGAGCACTGTCCAGGCTTCTCCATCGAACATTGCGAGCCCGCGAGGTGGTGCCTGCAATACTTCTGGCGCTTCTCGTTGCGTTGCCCTGCTTGCTTTCGTTTCGACTATTCGCCCCGACGGTCTCCTTGGGGAGCATCCTCCCGGGAATTCCGCCATCGACGGCGGCGGACCAGCACGACCACCAACGCAACGACGCTGTCTTGCAGTTCCTCCCCTGGGAGCTCGAGGTCCGTCGGGCGTTTCGACAAGGGCACCTGCCGTTGTGGTCGGACGCGCTCGGAGGAGGGTCCGATCTCTGGTCGAATCTGCAGGCGCAGACGCTGTCGCCGATCGCCTGGCTCGCACGTCCCTTGCCCATCCAGCACTTTCTCCTGGCCGAGGAGATGGCGAAGGTCACTCTCGGCTTCCTCGGGGCGATCGTCCTGGCGACGGTGCTCGGAATCCGCCGACCCTGGAGCCTGTTCGGCGCGGCCTCCTTCGCGTTGGGAGGCGCGGTATCGCCGTGGGTCGTCTTCCCTCACTCGAGCGCAGTCGTCTGGGCCCCTTGGGTCTCCGCAGGAATCGTCGTCCTGACGCGCCGAGCGCATCGTTCGGCCATCGTCGCCACCGCGCTGGCGACAGCCGCCCTGATGCTCGGGGGACACCCCGAGGTCGCGGTCTCCGGGGTCGCTCTCGCGGCGATTCTCGGCGTCTCGCTGCAGCGGCGTCGGCGCGGCCTACTCCGCTCGCTTGCCGCTCCGGCGCTGGCTGGAATTCTCGGCTGTCTGCTGGCCTCCGTGCAGTGGATCCCGCTCGTCGCCACGGCGCAAGGCTCGCAGCGCGCCAACGACCAGCGGCAGGAAACCGTGCAGGCGACGGGATGGTTCGAAGGGGACCATCAACGGTATCTCTCCGGACTTCTTCATCCCCACCCGGATCTCGACGGAGCCGTTTCGCCGAACCCGCTGTCTGGAGCTCGCCCCGGCTGGTCGTACCCGGCCACCGTCTACCTCGGCATCAGCGGCCTCTTCGGACTCTCACTGCTCGCGACGCGGCGCCCTCCCCGGCGGTTCTGGCCGCTCCTTGCTTTCGGTGGGCTCACCCTGCTGGGTCTTGCAGATTTCGCGCCGCTCGAGACGATGCTTCGCTCGACCCCCGGGCTGCGTCTCGTCGAAGACAGTCGATTCGTGCCGGTCGGCTTGCTGGCCCTCTCGGTCTGCTCCGCCTTCGGCCTGCAACAGGTCGTTCGCTTGGAGAGCCGCCGGCGACACGCTCTCGCGCTCGGAGCTACCGCGACGGCGTCGACGCTCGCGGGGCCTCCTGGATTCGTCCTGGCGGGTTGGGCTGGCCTCGCGGCCGCGACCACCCGGCCGGGCCGAGGAAGCCGCGGGTGGATCGCTGTGGTCGCCGTCGTCGACCTCGTCGGTTTCGCCTGGTTCAACCAGCCGCGCGGTCGTCCAGGAGAGTTCTATTCAGGATCCCCTCTCATGGATCGCCTGCAGGCCGAGCAAACCGTGCCCGGCGGCCCCTGGCGTGCGGTCGGTCACGACTTCCTCGCCTACCCGGGGGTGCTCTCGGTCTATCGTGTCGAGGACATTCGTCCGCACAATCCTCTGGCCCCTCAGAACCAGCTCGACGTCCTGGGCGCGGCCTTCGGCTATCGACCGACCTCCAACGCCTATTTCAGTGCGGTCCGCCACCTCGAGCACCCTCTGGCCTGCTTTCTCGGAGTCAGATCGATCCTGACCAACCGCTATCTGCCCGCCATCCCCGGCATGGAGCGTATCGACCACGACGAGTCCCCGCCTTTCGTGCTTCTTCGGAACGCATGCGCGCTCCCCCGCTGGTTCTTCCCGGCCGCGGTCGAGCGTGTCGAGCGGCAGAGGATCCTCGGTTGGATCACTGCCATGCGAGATCCGTGGACCGTGGCGATGGAACCCGACGCCTCGGTACCCATCGAGCTCAATCCGCGCCGAGATCCTGTCCACATCGAGACGACACGGCCGGGCTACGCCCGGCTCGCCTTCGCGCCCGCGCCAGAGGCGAGCCTGCTCGCCAGCTCCATTCCAGCTGCGGCAGGCTGGCGAGCCTTTGCGAACGAGCAGCGACTCGCCACGGTCACGGTCAACGGCGCCTTCCTCGGAGTCGTCGTGCCCCGCGACGTGGATCGCGTCGAGGTTCGATTCGAACCTCCGGGGTTCCGCTGGGGAGCTGCGCTCGCGACGGTCGCCGCAGCCTGCCTCCTGGCGATCGCTTTCGGACGACGCGGAGGTCGCCGTGTCCACGCGGGCTAG